One Halocalculus aciditolerans DNA segment encodes these proteins:
- a CDS encoding MATE family efflux transporter: MSVSLNPVRLLLLWVGVALSRVGLIDESRARRVVDLAWPRVVTGLARMSKSAADVAMVGVVLGPAAITGVGFAGPYWGLAFSLGGGLAAGTIALVSQRFSAGAHDELGQAIRASALLAVAASLSVGVLFVLFPRFLISLITNGPETITYGADYLRVLGFGVPFAALNLVGSRALIGVDDAWTAMVARAGGAVVNIALNAVFIFGLGWGVVGAGLGTVIANVFVTAFFAVGLARGRLPGVGDFPVAVSPFGSYLHPGDLRDVFTIGLPVIGRNSVWTVARFPLLAFLYVIGPNVAAAYIVTRRIWGLLNTPGWGFGLAASSLVGQALGTGDEDTAARYGWEVAVFAVATYAVFAVPVILFARPIVVLFLGDPASPAIQYAVPLVYVAAVAIIPQGVTSGIAGALDATGDTRWPFYGRVLGMFCLAVPAAYLGATTTLGVLAIYFTFFAETVTPAIINTYRFRSGAWKAISRGYRPEQAAGD, translated from the coding sequence GTGTCCGTCTCCCTGAACCCCGTTCGGCTCCTCCTCCTCTGGGTCGGCGTCGCGCTCTCCCGCGTCGGTCTCATCGACGAATCACGCGCGCGCCGCGTCGTCGACCTCGCGTGGCCGCGCGTCGTCACCGGCCTCGCGCGCATGTCGAAGAGCGCCGCCGACGTCGCCATGGTCGGCGTCGTCCTCGGCCCCGCCGCCATCACGGGCGTCGGGTTCGCCGGCCCCTACTGGGGGCTCGCGTTCAGCCTCGGCGGCGGCCTCGCCGCCGGCACTATCGCGCTCGTCTCCCAGCGCTTCAGCGCCGGCGCGCACGACGAACTCGGCCAGGCCATCCGCGCGAGCGCGCTCCTCGCCGTCGCCGCGTCTCTCTCCGTTGGCGTGCTTTTCGTTCTCTTCCCGCGCTTCCTCATCTCCCTCATCACGAACGGCCCCGAGACGATCACGTACGGCGCGGACTACCTCCGCGTGCTCGGGTTCGGCGTGCCGTTCGCCGCGTTGAACCTCGTCGGAAGCCGCGCGCTCATCGGCGTCGACGACGCGTGGACCGCGATGGTCGCACGCGCCGGGGGCGCAGTCGTCAACATCGCTCTGAACGCCGTCTTCATCTTCGGCCTCGGCTGGGGCGTCGTCGGCGCGGGCCTCGGAACCGTTATCGCGAACGTCTTCGTCACCGCGTTCTTCGCCGTCGGTCTCGCCCGCGGCCGCCTCCCCGGCGTCGGCGACTTCCCCGTCGCCGTCTCCCCGTTCGGCTCCTACCTCCACCCGGGCGACCTCCGGGACGTCTTCACCATCGGCCTCCCCGTCATCGGCCGGAACTCCGTCTGGACCGTCGCGCGCTTCCCCCTCCTCGCCTTCCTCTACGTCATCGGCCCGAACGTCGCCGCCGCCTACATCGTCACCCGCCGCATCTGGGGGCTCCTCAACACGCCCGGCTGGGGGTTCGGCCTCGCCGCCAGCAGCCTCGTCGGGCAAGCGCTCGGCACCGGGGACGAGGACACCGCCGCGAGATACGGCTGGGAAGTCGCCGTCTTCGCCGTCGCCACCTACGCCGTCTTCGCCGTCCCCGTCATCCTCTTCGCGCGCCCCATCGTCGTCCTCTTCCTCGGCGACCCCGCTTCCCCCGCCATCCAGTACGCCGTCCCCCTCGTCTACGTCGCCGCCGTCGCCATCATCCCGCAGGGCGTCACGAGCGGCATCGCCGGCGCGCTCGACGCCACCGGCGACACCCGCTGGCCATTCTACGGCCGCGTCCTCGGGATGTTCTGCCTCGCCGTCCCCGCCGCCTACCTCGGCGCGACCACGACTCTCGGCGTCCTCGCCATCTACTTCACCTTCTTCGCCGAAACCGTCACCCCCGCGATCATCAACACCTACCGCTTCCGCTCCGGCGCGTGGAAAGCAATCAGCCGCGGCTACCGCCCCGAACAGGCCGCCGGCGACTAA
- a CDS encoding thiolase family protein, which produces MDRVAIIGASMTQFGQRDGWLRDLLAEAATDCLDDTGVAASDLDHLYVSNMASGEFEGQTGAPNMLAHDIGALGAYTQRIDQTSSSGGAGLYAAWQSVASGASDLTLLVGGEKMTHESTAEATDVIASLTHPVEYKHGLTLPSFAGLTARHYLEKFDAPRESLGKVAVKNHKNGVDNPHAQFRKEVDLETVLESPIVADPLRLYDFCPITDGSAALLLCPESVAAEYTDDYAVISGVAGATDTHVVHERDDPTVMNGVVESSERAYEMAGRGPDDVDVAELHDMFTILEFLQSEDLGFFEKGEGWKAVEEGVTDRDGDLPVNTSGGLKSKGHPLGASGVAQIYELYAQLTDSAGERQVDADVGLACNVGGFGNCVTTTILERP; this is translated from the coding sequence ATGGACCGCGTGGCAATCATCGGCGCGTCGATGACGCAGTTCGGGCAGCGCGACGGCTGGCTCCGCGACCTCCTCGCGGAAGCCGCGACCGACTGCCTCGACGACACCGGCGTCGCGGCGAGCGACCTCGACCACCTCTACGTCTCGAACATGGCGAGCGGCGAGTTCGAGGGACAGACGGGGGCTCCGAACATGCTCGCCCACGACATCGGCGCGCTCGGCGCGTACACGCAGCGAATCGATCAGACGAGTTCGAGCGGCGGCGCGGGCCTCTACGCCGCCTGGCAGTCCGTCGCCTCCGGCGCGAGCGACCTCACGCTCCTCGTCGGCGGCGAGAAGATGACGCACGAGAGCACGGCCGAAGCGACGGACGTCATCGCGAGCCTCACGCACCCCGTCGAGTACAAGCACGGCCTCACGCTCCCGAGCTTCGCCGGCCTCACCGCCCGCCACTACCTCGAGAAGTTCGACGCCCCCCGCGAGAGCCTGGGGAAGGTCGCGGTGAAGAACCACAAGAACGGCGTCGACAACCCGCACGCCCAGTTCAGAAAGGAAGTCGACCTGGAGACCGTACTGGAGTCGCCGATCGTCGCCGACCCCCTCCGGCTCTACGACTTCTGCCCGATCACGGACGGGAGCGCGGCGCTCCTCCTCTGCCCCGAATCCGTCGCGGCGGAGTACACGGACGACTACGCCGTCATCTCGGGCGTCGCGGGCGCGACCGACACCCACGTCGTCCACGAACGCGACGACCCGACGGTGATGAACGGTGTCGTCGAATCCTCCGAGCGCGCCTACGAGATGGCCGGCCGTGGCCCCGACGACGTCGACGTCGCCGAACTCCACGACATGTTCACCATCCTCGAGTTCCTCCAGAGCGAGGACCTCGGGTTCTTCGAGAAAGGCGAGGGCTGGAAAGCCGTCGAGGAGGGCGTCACGGACCGCGACGGCGACCTCCCCGTCAACACTTCGGGCGGACTCAAGTCCAAGGGCCACCCGCTCGGCGCGTCCGGCGTCGCACAGATTTACGAACTCTACGCCCAGCTCACCGACTCGGCCGGGGAGCGGCAGGTCGACGCCGACGTCGGCCTCGCCTGTAACGTCGGCGGGTTCGGGAACTGCGTCACCACTACTATCCTCGAACGCCCATAG
- a CDS encoding PhlB family protein produces MTQNENASFDAHVCENGHVTYPGHPRCPTCGREQVATIDLRERDATVVTWTTSTATPPGVRSPNTIVIVEFDLDDWRDAESFDLDDSSVRAIGQCTTDDVETGDTVTPVYVDELRDPDQGIRIAESQEWDGYRFEPR; encoded by the coding sequence ATGACTCAGAACGAGAACGCGTCCTTCGACGCGCACGTCTGCGAGAACGGCCACGTCACCTACCCCGGACACCCGCGGTGTCCGACCTGCGGCCGCGAACAGGTCGCGACCATCGACCTCCGCGAGCGCGACGCCACCGTCGTCACCTGGACGACGTCCACCGCGACACCGCCCGGCGTCCGCTCACCGAACACTATCGTCATCGTCGAATTCGACCTCGACGACTGGCGTGACGCCGAGTCCTTCGACCTCGACGATTCGTCCGTTCGCGCCATCGGCCAGTGTACGACCGACGACGTCGAGACCGGCGACACCGTCACGCCCGTCTACGTCGACGAACTCCGCGACCCCGACCAGGGCATCCGCATCGCCGAGAGCCAGGAGTGGGACGGCTACCGCTTCGAACCCCGCTAA